From one Cucurbita pepo subsp. pepo cultivar mu-cu-16 chromosome LG17, ASM280686v2, whole genome shotgun sequence genomic stretch:
- the LOC111779300 gene encoding 60S ribosomal protein L23, translated as MSKRGRGGSAGNKFRMSLGLPVAATVNCADNTGAKNLYIISVKGIKGRLNRLPSACVGDMVMATVKKGKPDLRKKVLPAVIVRQRKPWRRKDGVFMYFEDNAGVIVNPKGEMKGSAITGPIGKECADLWPRIASAANAIV; from the exons ATGTCGAAGCGAG GAAGGGGAGGATCCGCCGGGAACAAGTTCCGGATGTCACTGGGTCTTCCAGTGGCTGCTACTGTCAACTGTGCTGACAACACAGGAGCTAAGAATCTATACATCATTTCAGTGAAGGGGATCAAAGGTCGCCTCAATAGGTTGCCATCCGCATGTGTTGGCGATATGGTTATGGCCACCGTCAAGAAGGGCAAGCCTGATCTCAGGAAGAAGGTCTTGCCTGCTGTTATTGTTAGGCAGCGCAAGCCATGGCGCCGAAAGGACGGTGTCTTCATGTATTTCGAAG aTAACGCTGGTGTTATTGTCAATCCTAAGGGTGAAATGAAAg GTTCGGCTATTACCGGCCCCATCGGGAAGGAATGTGCTGATCTGTGGCCAAGAATTGCTAGTGCTGCCAATGCTATTGTGTGA
- the LOC111779168 gene encoding cytochrome P450 87A3-like, with protein MELQLSMWSPGLAIGAVVVILLTHLVYRWRNPKCNGVLPPGSMGFPLIGETIQLIASGNTLDLPPFIKKRVQKYGPIFRTSLVGRSIVVTADPEINSFIYAQEGKTVELWYLDSISKVLKQDGDTRTTAGGVIHKYLRGITLNHFGSESLKTKLLADIQRCVDKVLVQWSSRPSVEMQHGTLAMLYDFNADVMFGYDPEKSSESISESLITLADGFMAVPLNLPGTKYNKCLKAQKKLVNMFKDLVKERRQAAAANARGDFLDQALRDIGSEQFLSEEFVVNLLFGILFASGSVSGSLTLMLKLLAENPSVVRELTAEHEAFLKQRKDPESPITWEEYKSMTFTLQVIYETLRLSNALPFLLRRTIKDLNIKGYTIPAGWTLMVANSALHLNPGTHKDPLDFNPWRWKDLDQHSISKNLQPFGGGSRQCAGADYSRVFMAIFLHTLLTKYSWRKVKGGDISRSPILKFGDGLHISFKAKA; from the exons ATGGAGCTCCAATTATCAATGTGGTCGCCGGGATTAGCCATCGGAGCAGTGGTGGTAATACTTTTGACGCACTTGGTTTACAGGTGGAGAAATCCCAAATGTAATGGAGTCCTTCCTCCGGGCTCCATGGGCTTCCCTCTCATCGGAGAGACCATTCAGCTTATAGCTTCCGGCAACACTCTGGACCTTCCTCCCTTTATCAAGAAGAGAGTGCAAAA ATATGGACCCATATTTCGGACCAGTCTGGTGGGTCGATCCATTGTGGTTACGGCTGACCCTGAAATCAACAGTTTCATTTACGCTCAAGAAGGGAAGACGGTGGAGCTCTGGTATTTGGACTCCATTTCCAAGGTGCTCAAGCAAGACGGTGACACTAGGACAACCGCGGGCGGCGTGATTCATAAGTACCTCAGAGGTATCACTTTGAACCACTTCGGCTCCGAAAGTCTCAAGACGAAGCTGCTTGCTGATATCCAGCGATGCGTCGACAAGGTTCTCGTCCAGTGGTCCAGCCGTCCGTCTGTTGAAATGCAGCACGGGACTCTTGCT ATGCTATACGATTTCAACGCGGATGTGATGTTCGGATATGACCCAGAGAAGTCGAGCGAGAGTATCAGCGAGAGCTTAATCACATTAGCAGATGGGTTTATGGCGGTCCCGTTGAACTTGCCAGGAACGAAGTACAACAAATGTCTCAAGGCGCAAAAGAAGCTGGTCAACATGTTCAAGGATCTTGTCAAGGAGAGGCGTCAAGCTGCTGCTGCTAATGCTCGAGGGGATTTTCTTGATCAGGCCCTGCGCGACATTGGCAGCGAACAATTTCTATCTGAGGAATTCGTTGTGAATTTACTGTTCGGAATTTTATTCGCTAGTGGGTCGGTGTCGGGATCGCTCACCTTGATGCTCAAGCTACTTGCAGAGAATCCATCCGTGGTGCGGGAGTTGACT GCCGAGCATGAAGCGTTTCTTAAACAGAGGAAGGATCCAGAATCTCCCATAACTTGGGAGGAGTATAAGTCAATGACATTTACGCTTCAA GTTATATATGAAACTCTGAGATTGTCAAACGCACTGCCATTTCTACTGCGGCGAACAATAAAAGACCTGAACATCAAAG GATATACAATTCCAGCGGGGTGGACGCTTATGGTTGCAAACTCAGCTCTCCACTTGAACCCTGGCACCCACAAGGATCCATTGGACTTCAACCCATGGCGGTGGAAG GACCTAGACCAACACTCTATTTCGAAGAACTTGCAGCCGTTTGGAGGAGGATCTCGGCAATGCGCTGGGGCAGATTACAGCAGGGTTTTCATGGCCATCTTCCTCCACACTCTGCTCACTAAGTATAG TTGGAGAAAGGTGAAGGGAGGAGACATTTCTCGAAGTCCTATTCTGAAATTTGGAGATGGGCTTCATATCAGCTTCAAAGCCAAGGCTTAG
- the LOC111778409 gene encoding succinate--CoA ligase [ADP-forming] subunit beta, mitochondrial, with the protein MVRGLLNKLVSRSLSVAGKWQQQQLRRLNIHEYQGAELMNKYGINVPKGIAVSSVDEAKNAVQTAFPDAKELVVKSQILAGGRGLGTFKSGLKGGVHIVKVDQVEDYAGKMLGQILVTKQTGPQGKVVSKVYLCEKLSLTNEMYFAITLDRITAGPLIIACRKGGTSIEDLAENFPDMIIKVPIDVFQGITDEDAAKVVDGLAPKTADRKDSIEQVKKLYKLFCECDCTLLEVNPMAETSENQLVAADAKLNFDDNAAFRQKAIFALRDPTQEDPREVDAAKADLNYIGLDGEIGCMVNGAGLAMATMDIIKLHGGTPANFLDVGGNASEGQVVEAFKILTSDEKVKAILVNIFGGIMKCDVIASGIVNAAKQVDLKVPVVVRLEGTNVDQGKRILKESGLTLITAEDLDDAAEKAVKAAY; encoded by the exons ATGGTGAGAGGGTTGCTCAATAAGCTCGTCTCTCGATCTCTTTCTGTTGCAGGCAAATGGCAGCAACAACAGCTGCGCCGTCTCAACATCCATGAGTATCAG GGGGCTGAGCTGATGAATAAATATGGGATCAATGTACCCAAGGGTATTGCTGTTTCTTCTGTTGATGAAGCAAAAAACGCAGTGCAAACTGCTTTTCCCGATGCGAAAGAG TTGGTCGttaaaagtcaaattttgGCTGGTGGAAGAGGTTTGGGAACATTCAAAAGCGGCTTAAAGGGTGGAGTTCACATTGTGAAGGTGGATCAGGTTGAAGATTATGCTG GAAAGATGCTTGGCCAGATACTTGTCACCAAACAAACTGGTCCCCAGGGAAAAGTTGTGAGCAAG GTTTATCTGTGTGAGAAGTTGTCACTTACCAACGAAATGTACTTTGCTATCACTCTGGATCGTATAACTGCTGGCCCA CTTATAATTGCCTGTAGAAAGGGTGGAACTAGCATCGAAGATCTTGCTGAGAACTTCCCAGATATGATTATAAAG GTACCTATTGATGTTTTCCAAGGAATTACAGATGAAGATGCTGCGAAGGTCGTGGATGGTTTGGCTCCCAAGACTGCTGATAGAAAGGATTCAATTGAACAAGTGAAGAAATTGTATAAACTCTTCTGTGAATGTGACTGTACGTTACTGGAA GTAAATCCCATGGCGGAGACTTCTGAAAACCAGCTGGTGGCTGCTGATGCTAAGCTAAACTTCGATGATAATGCCGCATTCCGTCAAAAAGCAATATTTGCTCTTCGTGATCCAACTCAGGAGGATCCTCGAGAG GTTGATGCTGCCAAAGCAGATCTAAATTACATTGGCTTAGACGGAGAAATTGGTTGCATGGTCAATGGTGCAGGACTAGCAATGGCTACAATGGATATAATTAAGCTGCATGGGGGAACGCCTGCCAATTTCCTGGATGTAGGTGGAAATGCTTCTGAAGGGCAG GTAGTTGAGGCATTTAAGATATTGACTTCTGATGAGAAAGTCAAAGCAATTTTGGTGAACATTTTTGGTGGAATAATGAAATGTGATGTCATAGCTAGTGGAATTGTCAACGCTGCCAAGCAG GTTGACCTCAAAGTGCCCGTGGTTGTTCGGCTTGAAGGTACAAACGTTGACCAAGGAAAAAGAATTCTGAAG GAAAGTGGGTTGACATTGATAACAGCAGAAGATCTGGATGATGCTGCAGAGAAAGCAGTGAAAGCCGCATATTGA
- the LOC111778573 gene encoding U2 small nuclear ribonucleoprotein A', which produces MVRLTVDLIWKSPHFFNAIKERELDLRGNKIAVIENLGATEDQFDAIDLSDNEIVKLENMPYLNRLGTLLINNNRITRINPNIGEFLPKLHTLVLTNNRLVNLVEIDPLASLPKLQFLSLLDNNITKKPNYRLYVIHKLRSLRVLDFKKVRNKERLEARNLFSSKEVEEEAKKESVKTFVPGEVENASKPVEEKQTSTMSAPTPEQIIAIKAAIVNSQTLEEVARLEQALKSGQLPADLNLLEDNTVTNTTKDTDDKTMSDGGDEENVSKDAKEQSNDESTPMEQE; this is translated from the exons ATGGTGAGACTCACAGTCGATTTAATCTGGAAAAGCCCTCATTTCTTCAATGCCATTAAGGAGCGAGAACTGGACCTTCGAG GAAACAAGATAGCAGTTATAGAAAACCTAGGTGCCACCGAG GACCAATTTGATGCCATTGATTTGTCTGATAATGAGATTGTAAAGCTGGAAAATATGCCATATCTTAATCGATTGGGCACATTGCTGatcaataataatagaatCACTCGTATTAATCCAAATATTGGAG AGTTCTTACCAAAATTACACACGTTGGTTCTTACGAACAACAGACTTGTGAACTTGGTAGAGATTGACCCGTTGGCATCCCTTCCAAAACTTCAGTTTCTTAGTTTGTTAGACAACAATATTACGAAGAAGCCAAACTATAGATTGTATGTCATTCACAAGTTAAGGTCACTCCGGGTGCTTGATTTCAAGAAAGTCAGAAACAAG GAGAGATTGGAGGCTAGgaatttattttcatcaaaagaagttgaagaagaggCAAAAAAGGAATCTGTGAAGACTTTTGTTCCAGGTGAGGTAGAGAATGCATCCAAACCTGTGGAGGAGAAACAAACTTCAACCATGTCTGCACCAACACCGGAGCAAATTATAGCTATTAAG GCGGCCATTGTTAATTCCCAAACTCTTGAAGAGGTTGCAAGATTGGAACAG GCACTAAAGTCAGGTCAGCTACCTGCagatttgaatcttttggAAGATAATACTGTGACAAATACCACAAAAGATACAGACGATAAGACAATGTCTGATGgtggagatgaagaaaatgtATCCAAGGATGCAAAAGAACAATCGAATGATGAATCTACACCTATGGAGCAG GAATAG
- the LOC111778408 gene encoding isoflavone 2'-hydroxylase-like — protein sequence MEDTTFLYSVLGIALLVAISYALKPKSRKNLPPTPPSIPIIGHLHLLKPPVHRSLLTLSQKYGPVLSLRFGSRLVVVVSSIDAAEECFTKNDVVFANRPDFAVSKCLSYNHTTLGAAPYGDHWRKLRRVSALEILSANRLNTNSAIRRDEVRRLVNKLSQSSRDDFARVEFKSMVKELTLNITMRMVAGKRYYGEETDESSEAMTFRAIVDELFEFMLAQYPADFLPILKYIDFQGFMKRAKKLIKRVDAFWQGIVDEHRTNQIHNQEMENSMVAHFLKLQESQPQYYTDDIIKGLILTMVLGGSDTTAVTIEWAMSNLLNHPTVLKKARAELETQLGDQLLEESEVPKLSYLRCIVLETLRLYPAGPLLLPHKSSADCTLSGYDVPRDTILLVNAWAIHRDPTLWEDPTSFRPERFEGGDGEANSKLMIAFGLGRRACPGSGMAHRVLGLTLGLLIQCFDWKSIDGKDVDMTEGKGVSMPKAEPLEALCKPRPIASKLLL from the exons ATGGAAGACACCACATTCCTGTATTCAGTTCTGGGCATTGCTCTCCTGGTTGCCATAAGCTATGCTTTGAAACCAAAGTCCCGCAAAAATCTCCCTCCAACGCCACCCTCTATCCCAATTATAGGCCATCTCCATCTCCTCAAGCCCCCAGTTCACAGAAGCTTATTAACTCTCTCACAGAAGTATGGCCCAGTGCTTTCCCTTCGTTTCGGCTCTCGTTTAGTCGTTGTTGTCTCGTCCATTGACGCAGCCGAAGAATGCTTCACGAAAAACGATGTCGTTTTTGCTAACCGGCCAGACTTTGCTGTGAGTAAGTGCTTGAGTTACAACCACACCACCCTTGGAGCCGCTCCCTATGGTGACCACTGGCGAAAACTTCGCCGAGTGAGCGCTCTCGAAATACTCTCTGCCAATCGTCTCAACACGAATTCCGCCATTCGAAGAGATGAAGTGAGGAGATTGGTGAATAAACTATCTCAATCTTCGAGAGATGATTTTGCGAGAGTGGAGTTTAAATCCATGGTGAAAGAACTGACGCTGAATATAACGATGAGAATGGTGGCCGGGAAGCGATATTATGGGGAAGAAACAGATGAAAGCAGTGAAGCCATGACGTTTCGAGCTATTGTCGATGAGCTGTTCGAGTTCATGTTAGCGCAATATCCAGCAGACTTTTTGCCGATTTTGAAGTATATTGATTTCCAGGGCTTCATGaagagagccaagaagctgaTCAAAAGGGTGGATGCATTTTGGCAAGGAATCGTTGATGAACATCGAACCAATCAAATCCATAATCAAGAAATGGAGAATAGTATGGTTGCCCATTTCCTCAAGTTGCAGGAGTCGCAGCCTCAATATTACACTGATGACATTATCAAAGGCCTCATTTTG ACAATGGTACTCGGTGGCTCAGACACCACTGCGGTGACAATAGAGTGGGCAATGTCAAATCTCCTAAACCATCCAACGGTACTAAAGAAGGCAAGAGCTGAACTAGAGACCCAACTCGGAGATCAATTACTTGAAGAATCCGAGGTTCCAAAGTTAAGCTACCTAAGATGCATAGTCCTCGAAACTCTTCGGTTGTACCCGGCTGGCCCACTCCTACTGCCACATAAGTCTTCTGCTGACTGTACATTATCAGGATACGACGTGCCACGTGACACGATCTTATTGGTGAACGCGTGGGCCATCCACAGGGATCCAACATTGTGGGAAGATCCAACAAGCTTTAGACCTGAGAGGTTTGAGGGTGGGGATGGCGAGGCCAATAGTAAGTTGATGATTGCATTTGGTTTGGGAAGGAGAGCTTGTCCAGGCTCTGGAATGGCACATCGCGTGCTGGGATTGACTTTAGGACTGCTGATTCAATGTTTTGATTGGAAGAGCATTGATGGGAAGGACGTCGATATGACAGAAGGAAAAGGTGTTAGCATGCCTAAAGCTGAACCACTTGAAGCACTTTGTAAGCCACGACCAATCGCTAGCAAGCTGCTGCTTTGA
- the LOC111778407 gene encoding nodulation receptor kinase-like, with protein MKGGLYNWLIILIFVHPTTAQEGFVSLACCADSNFKDTNTSIDWAQDSQWLGSSSSCKNISSNGKARIFGMDMGKRACYHLSTVEGQEYVIRGTFLAAAGGSSFRVYIGSTLLGLVGSFQDSVVEGSFRAKRSYEEFCLDKDKGQPFISFLELRRLHDFRYLNPFPSHILKLIARVNVGVSTPLDIRYRDDSSDRIWKASPYFQNEARVLTEPNINISSKSDHNATHGVPLKVLRTGLTHSDQLVFLHDGLDSATYQYRIFFHFVELNQSVKPGQRLFDIYINNEKKATDYDILAHGFNYEWEVYDVLGNGSLNLTLVKASVGSELGPICSAYEILQVRSWSLESDEKDVEVILKVRDELLVANQENGVLGSWSGDPCLSIPWDGLACDTINGSSVITKLDLSSRKFKGLFPGSLPKLVHLQTLNLSNNGFTGSIPSFPASSVLISVDLRHNDFSGGLPESLAFLPQLKSLNFGCNPSFGKELPPNFNMSRLTTDYGTCDNTAPTFLRRGIVVGTVVSGSVLFTIIIGVIYVCCCRQKSVFRGRYDMKRELMLNDIIISLPSIDDTSIKSICIQSFTLEYIEAATQQYKTLIGEGGFGSVYRGTLSDGEEVAVKVRSSTSTQGTREFENELNLLSTIRHENLVPLLGYCCENDQQILVYPFMSNGSLQDRLYGELAKRKTLDWSTRLSIALGAARGLTYLHTFAERCVIHRDVKSSNILLDHSMSAKVADFGFSKYAPQEGDSGASLEVRGTAGYLDPEYYTTHHLSAKSDVFSFGVVLLEIICGREPLNIHKPRNEWSLVEWAKTNLRESKVDEIVDPSIKGGYHTEAMWRVVEVALACIEPSSAYRPCMADIVRELEDALIIENNASEYMRSIDSLGGSNRFSMVTDRKLVQPPTPTPTEPSPISHELAPPEPR; from the exons ATGAAGGGAGGACTTTATAATTGGCTGATTATCCTCATATTCGTGCACCCAACTACGGCACAAGAGG GTTTTGTGAGCCTAGCATGCTGTGCAGATTCAAACTTCAAGGACACAAACACAAGCATTGATTGGGCACAAGATTCCCAGTGGTTGGGAAGTTCATCAAGCTGCAAAAACATAAGCAGCAATGGGAAAGCTCGAATCTTTGGCATGGACATGGGGAAGAGAGCTTGCTACCATTTAAGCACTGTGGAAGGGCAGGAATATGTGATAAGGGGCACGTTTCTTGCGGCTGCCGGGGGCTCATCCTTTCGTGTTTATATTGGGAGTACCCTTCTGGGTTTGGTGGGGTCGTTCCAGGACTCGGTGGTTGAAGGAAGCTTCAGAGCTAAAAGGAGCTATGAAGAGTTTTGCTTGGACAAGGATAAGGGACAGCCTTTTATATCCTTTCTTGAGCTTCGAAGGCTTCATGATTTTAGATATCTCAACCCCTTTCCTTCTCACATTCTCAAATTGATTGCCAGAGTTAATGTTGGGGTATCCACACCATTGGATATCAg GTACAGAGATGACTCGAGCGATAGGATTTGGAAAGCATCGCCATATTTCCAGAACGAAGCTCGGGTCTTGACAGAGCCCAATATCAATATTTCATCCAAGTCCGACCACAATGCCACGCATGGTGTTCCTTTGAAAGTCCTCCGAACTGGTCTTACACATTCCGACCAGCTGGTTTTCCTCCACGATGGCCTCGATTCAGCTACTTACCAGTATCGTATCTTCTTTCACTTTGTTGAGCTCAACCAGAGTGTTAAACCTGGGCAGAGATTGTTCGACATTTACATAAACAATGAAAAGAAAGCAACCGATTACGATATTCTAGCTCATGGGTTCAACTACGAGTGGGAAGTTTATGATGTTTTGGGTAATGGGTCACTTAATTTGACGTTGGTTAAGGCCTCCGTCGGGTCTGAGTTAGGACCCATTTGCAGTGCTTATGAGATCTTGCAAGTGCGTTCATGGAGTCTGGAGTCCGACGAGAAGGATG TGGAAGTAATTTTGAAGGTGAGGGATGAACTGTTAGTTGCTAACCAAGAAAATGGAGTGTTGGGCAGCTGGTCAGGGGATCCTTGCCTTTCGATTCCCTGGGACGGTCTGGCTTGTGATACCATCAATGGATCCTCTGTTATCACCAAACT GGACCTCTCTTCACGTAAATTCAAAGGATTGTTTCCTGGCAGTTTACCTAAGTTGGTCCATTTACAAACCCT GAACCTCAGCAACAATGGCTTCACTGGAAGCATCCCATCTTTTCCCGCTTCTTCAGTGCTGATATCAGT GGATCTGAGGCACAATGATTTTAGTGGAGGGCTCCCTGAATCTCTTGCTTTCTTGCCACAATTAAAATCATT AAACTTTGGGTGCAATCCTTCCTTTGGCAAGGAGCTTCCACCCAACTTCAACATGTCAAGACTTACTACAGA CTATGGAACGTGTGATAATACAGCACCAACATTTCTGAGACGAGGAATTGTCGTAGGGACGGTTGTGAGTGGATCAGTTCTATTTACCATTATTATTGGTGTCATTTATGTGTGCTGTTGCAGACAGAAATCTGTATTTAGGGgaagatatgatatgaaaagaGAACTTATGTTGAATG ATATAATCATTTCTCTACCCAGCATAGACGACACCTCTATAAAATCAATATGCATTCAATCATTTACTCTCGAGTATATTGAAGCTGCTACCCAACAATACAAAACTTTAATTGGTGAAGGAGGGTTTGGTTCTGTTTATCGTGGCACTTTGTCTGATGGTGAGGAAGTGGCTGTCAAGGTCCGTTCTTCCACATCGACCCAGGGAACGCGGGAATTTGAAAATGAG CTAAACCTGCTTTCAACTATTAGGCATGAAAACCTGGTACCTCTTCTTGGCTATTGTTGTGAAAACGACCAACAAATTCTTGTTTACCCTTTTATGTCGAATGGATCACTACAAGATCGTCTTTATG GCGAACTAGCAAAGAGGAAGACACTGGACTGGTCCACAAGACTTTCAATTGCACTTGGTGCTGCCAGAG GTTTGACATATCTTCACACGTTTGCCGAGCGATGTGTTATACATAGAGATGTAAAATCAAGCAATATACTCTTAGATCATAGTATGTCTGCCAAGGTTGCAGATTTTGGGTTCTCGAAATATGCACCTCAAGAGGGTGACAGTGGTGCCTCTCTGGAGGTCAGAGGAACTGCTGGATATTTAGATCCTGA GTACTATACGACACATCATTTGTCTGCTAAAAGCGATGTGTTCAGCTTTGGTGTGGTTCTCCTTGAAATCATATGCGGTCGGGAGCCACTGAACATTCATAAACCACGCAATGAATGGAGCTTGGTTGAATGG GCCAAAACTAATCTGAGAGAGTCGAAGGTCGACGAGATTGTGGATCCTTCCATCAAAGGAGGGTACCATACAGAGGCAATGTGGAGAGTTGTGGAGGTGGCATTGGCATGTATTGAGCCATCCTCGGCCTATCGACCGTGCATGGCTGACATCGTGCGTGAGCTAGAGGACGCTTTAATCATAGAGAACAACGCTTCAGAATACATGAGGTCTATAGACAGTTTGGGAGGGTCCAATCGTTTCTCAATGGTCACGGACAGGAAGTTGGTTCAACCACCCACTCCCACTCCAACAGAGCCATCGCCAATCTCTCATGAGTTAGCCCCGCCAGAGCCAAGGTAG
- the LOC111779058 gene encoding BAHD acyltransferase BIA1-like produces the protein MAMSVKIISEEKIKPSSPTPETQKHLKFSFLDQLALPVYVPVLLFYAPGGDDNQTSKSHRLKASLSKALAQYYPFAGRVQDNNVSIHCNDEGAIYVEAQVNCRLSNVLNQLNVDSLNQFLPFSIASSDSAKGCILLVQTTSFQCGGITIGLLMSHKITDASSISSFINTWTAIAVAGDDSNATISQLPLPEFVSDSVLQPPQDFQVATPTSDTGIHAKGVTKRLVFEGSKITALKAKAASARVEQPTRVEAVAGLIWKCAIAASKSTSGVSKACVLGQAVNLRKRLEPNLSDTSIGNLLGFITPETKAGAAEEIELQEVVGLLREGIAEFKKSGYKKYQDTEAYLEFFKTMTDPDGPYSSDKNFYLCSSWSRFGFYETDFGWGCPVWFIGGLSMFSNFFLLMDTRDGRGIEALVTLSEEDMAVFQRDEDLLAFASFNPDVIQVADSKGSSTLCEGKSTSEVAVGSDVQVLSV, from the coding sequence ATGGCAATGAGCGTGAAGATCATTAGCGAGGAAAAGATCAAACCTTCCTCTCCAACGCCGGAAACCCAAAAACATCTGAAATTCTCCTTCTTAGATCAGCTAGCTCTGCCTGTTTATGTACCCGTCCTTCTTTTCTACGCTCCAGGCGGCGATGACAATCAAACATCCAAGTCCCACCGCCTGAAAGCTTCCTTATCCAAGGCATTAGCCCAATACTATCCATTCGCTGGCCGAGTTCAAGACAATAATGTTTCAATCCATTGCAACGACGAGGGAGCCATCTATGTGGAAGCCCAAGTCAACTGCCGTCTCTCCAACGTCCTCAATCAACTCAACGTCGACTCACTCAACCAATTCCTCCCTTTCTCCATCGCATCCTCCGACTCTGCCAAAGGCTGCATTCTGCTTGTCCAAACCACGTCGTTCCAATGCGGTGGCATCACAATTGGCTTACTCATGTCCCACAAAATCACCGACGCCTCATCGATTAGCTCCTTCATCAACACCTGGACTGCCATTGCGGTGGCAGGGGATGATTCCAACGCAACAATTTCTCAACTCCCACTTCCGGAATTCGTCAGCGATTCTGTTTTGCAACCGCCCCAGGATTTCCAAGTTGCAACGCCCACGTCAGACACAGGAATCCACGCGAAAGGCGTGACGAAGAGGTTAGTTTTCGAGGGATCCAAAATAACAGCGCTCAAGGCAAAGGCAGCCAGTGCCAGAGTGGAGCAACCCACACGTGTGGAAGCTGTAGCTGGACTGATATGGAAATGCGCCATAGCTGCATCCAAATCAACTTCCGGGGTTTCAAAGGCGTGTGTGCTGGGCCAAGCCGTGAATCTCCGGAAAAGATTGGAGCCCAATTTGTCGGACACGTCGATCGGGAATCTGTTGGGGTTCATCACGCCGGAAACGAAAGCAGGGGCGGCGGAGGAGATAGAGTTGCAGGAGGTGGTCGGTTTGTTAAGGGAAGGGATTGCGGAGTTTAAGAAGAGTGGGTATAAGAAATACCAAGACACGGAGGCTTATCTGGAGTTCTTTAAAACGATGACCGACCCAGACGGTCCGTACAGCAGCGACAAGAATTTCTACTTGTGTAGCAGCTGGAGCAGATTTGGATTTTACGAAACTGATTTTGGGTGGGGATGTCCCGTTTGGTTCATCGGCGGACTTTCCATGttctccaattttttcttGCTGATGGATACAAGAGATGGGCGGGGAATTGAAGCGTTGGTGACTCTGAGTGAAGAAGACATGGCTGTGTTCCAACGCGATGAAGATCTGCTCGCGTTTGCGTCGTTCAATCCCGACGTCATTCAAGTCGCGGACTCGAAGGGATCGAGCACACTGTGTGAAGGCAAAAGTACATCGGAAGTCGCCGTCGGCTCCGATGTACAAGTCCTCAGcgtttga